From the Telopea speciosissima isolate NSW1024214 ecotype Mountain lineage chromosome 9, Tspe_v1, whole genome shotgun sequence genome, the window TTCATGCAATATGACGAAAAAGTATTAAAAGAGACTCACTTCTATCAGAAGACTTACCGTTTTCCAGCCATCTGGATCAAGGAAAGAGGTAATTTTGGTGTTGATCCCAGGAAGTGGGCCTGGTTGCCGAGTAATTTTTCCTCCAAGCTCTTGGGTAACCAGATTAACAACTTCAGCACTTTTATATACATCTCCAGTACTTATGGCAACCTAGAAATGGATTTTCCATTGATCAGAAAGATTTGCTTTGAATTGACAAATTTTACAATAGGAGCTTGCCACTAACCTGTGCATATGCGGTTCCTTTGGTGTATTCTGTCACACCATAGTTGTACGTCAACTCCATAACAGTCGTTTCATACTCGTCAGCATAACCCATCATTGCAAGAGTATACTGTAAATAACATGCAAAATAAACCACTTTGTAATATGTCTCCAGCCACAGCATATTGACATGACTTCTACTATCATGCTGCAAAAATAGATTACATGAATGGAGTCTCAAGTACAAAGCAAACTAACCTTCTGTTCAGGTCTATCAATCTTTCTCAATAGTTTCATACCCACGGCCTGCAAGCAGGTAGAGCCAGCAAAATCATAGAGAAAATCAAATGACAGATTAATGATCTACAGGAAGAGTAGGTATAAACAAAAGCCATCAGTAGGCAATGGTGTTGCTTTGGAGTGGTAAAAAAAAGATGGAGTAAATTATTGCTTGATGCAGTAAAGAGTTGGATCCTGCGGTTCTCATATAGAACCTGGTCCACATGTTGGTCCAAGACCAGCACCAAGCCAAGCCCAGACCTTGTGGGTAGGCTGGCTACAACCTGGCCTAAtgagtttattttatatggttccTTTTTTGGTCCACTTGGGTTTCGTTATTTTGGAACAGCTGCTGGAGAAGACTTTTAGTATTCTTAGTGTATTTTAGAATTCCAAGAGTTAGttaattttcttggtttatgttttctatgtatgggttttagtttctagGCATTGGAATTCTATTTAATCTTGGAATTCCAACATTCCATTTAATTCAAGTTGATGTAACCAAGGGGCTGTTAAGCCTTCTTTTCCCCTATATAATGAAATTGTGGATATTTTGAGATAAATCATAAGAATTTATCTTTTGACACTGACATGACCCAGCCCAATTCTTGATTTCTCCTCATCCATTTAAATGCATGAAAGCACTGAAAATAAAACACAGGTTACCACGTAGTAACAAAGAACCAAGGGATCTAAAGTCTATTTTCTTTGCAGTTTGATGGAGTCTCACAAAATAAGTTGATGGCTTTGTTCTGAAATCTGAAAATCTTCAATATACATTTTTAAGAAAGTTGTACTCATTACAGAGATCAGACTAGAACACATATGCAATAATCagagactagaaaaaaaaaaaaaaaaacttaccttCTCATAGAACTTGATAGAGCGATCTAGGTCACCCACACGCAGCATAACTTGACACAGTGGTTCAGGAGTAGGACCCCTTTGGATCAGCTCAAACAGATAGCCATCTGGGTCCTTCACAAAAGCAATGACGCTTGACCCCCCTTTAACTGGACCAGGTTCACGGGTGACAACACCACCCTTGGCACGTGCATTTTCAACCAATTTATAGACCTGGATTACGAAGTTTAGTAGTGTATATCACCAACTATGCAATTAATATCATGtctgaaaataaagaaaatctaAATGACAACATTATTGGTGTCATTTAGTTTGTCACCATACCACAATTTCTTGCTGAGTGGTAGACATGGCTGGGTTCAAGTGACAGAGGACCTCACACCCATCAATAGTCAAACTGAAGCTTGAAACAATAAAAGGAAGTGGCCAAAAAGTGGATGTAAAGTTTTATaaatttacaaaaatgccatttcATGTAGTAGCATGTTCAGAATTTTTTGTTACTTTGGATTCATTTTTGAGGCACTTCTATTAGTTGTTTGAGATTGAAATTTGATGCATGAGACCAGTATGGTGTGTCCCTATCACAAGGACCCAGCAGCAGTTAAAGCTTTCTTCCATGGTGAAGCACACTGAGAAAGCCCAGTAGCACACCCAGCGATCAAACTACTTCGCTCCCAATCATGTCTGCCACTTGGCAATTTTGTGCCAGCTTAATCAACACCATTTATAGTGTTTATCTTAACAAACCCAAtcttaaataataaattattcatACATCTTCAGTTGCAATTGCAAAATGTCCAAAGCCTGTTCCAATATCATATTTGTCCACCCCATAGTCTGTGAATCAAGGAGAAAAGTGAATGTATCAAACCTGAAActcaacaaaaacaaagaaaatacaagGCAGAAAGCTACAAATACAGGGACAGAAGAATAAAAATCTAAAAGTCTCTTCTCGTTTTGGCCTCCTAAGACAAGCAAACTGGGATTGCAGGAGTCTACAAAATATAAGAATATGTTTCTACTGATGTAAGTGATTGGATGCTAAAATGAACTGTCGAAATTAAGCACTAATAACGTATGTTAAAGACAATAATCAAATAAATGCTTTCCCAGCACCCTAATGCAGTGATGGTCTAACTTTAATAGATTATAGGGATCAAATTATGGAGCATAATGTGGCCAACCAAGAAATAAAAGGTATATTGACTGATGGTTACTGATTTGGATGAGTAGCAAGATTGTAGAAGATGATGTTATAAATTAATGCATCCACAGGAAATTAGAGTAGCCCCAAGCTGCCAACAGGCAACATGGGAGAAGATGAGGGAGGTTGACAGTGATGGTCCAGTCAAGTAGAATGAAGATGAATGACTGCACCAATGATATGGTGAGAAATGAGAATTGAAGGTGGTGATGATAGAAAGGGTAAGAAACAACTTGAGTCGAAGCAGGTAGGAGGCATGAGGACTTGTGATTTAGTCGGAATATGACTCTAGATATAGCAAAATGGTGGTACAGGATTTGTGTAGAAATTGGAATAAAAATTGTTGAATTCAGCTGAGTTGAGCTGAGATGAAACATCCCTGACGACATAAGAAGATTAACTGTTCACTTATTTCATATGTAGAATATGAAACAGGGCAAACAGAAATTGGGTGATAAACGTATCAAGTTGCTGCAATCAATGACTTACAATTACATTAACACAGTAGATAAGTGTTTCTTTAATTAAGTGAACTGACTACTTGCATATCTCCCCAACCTccctaaaaaacaaaattaatgcCTCATCGACCACTCAAAAATTGACATAGATAGGGATCAATGAAAAGGgcaatttcaataaaaaaacatcaatgatcctaattaaataaaatgctAACAGGAACACCAAAATGAAGAATATTAAGGAACGTTAGAAGATAGTTTGCCATACTGTATGTCAactccacaacaaaatttgtttcttcaggcccaaatccaagaaatgcATTTGAGTACTTCTCTTCGGGAACGTCCCTTTTCCGCAAGAGCTGCATTCCAAAACCTTCGGTGTAAAACCTGATTATCACAATTTAGCATACATTGGTCATCCAATGGAAAATCGCTCCATCTATTCATATCTCATAATTGATAAAGCTTcagacaaaaatagaaaaaggtaTTACTTAATGGTGCGATCGAGATCCCCAACTCGATACACAGCATGTAGGAGCCGGCGCTTATCTGTCTTTGCCCATTCCAACAAATTCTCACTGGGAACAGACGCCTCAGTTTCAGCCATTGTCAACTAAGTCCGATTTCTCTGATAAAGATTTCAAAATCAGGTAAATGTCATCCATGACTATCATAATGTAAAATCGAGATTTTCCCCCAAGCATAGATCAGAATTTACAATTATGAAAAAATATTTGAGTCCACTATCTATCGCGACTTGGGACATTCATGATGAAATTTGCCCATAAAAATTGCCTCTAAAATCACTGGAAATGACACCAAATCATTCAGAAGTTAAGAAAAGATATAGTTGCATGAGAATATCTCATTTATTTCGAAGGATTAGCTATGATCCTTCTAGACAGCTTAGCATTGCAATTCATAGATCAAGCAAAAGAGCGACACAACGGATAATTAAATAGAACTCCAAAACTGTGGATCAAGAAGTTTTGAAAGTGAATAAGATCAAATAAAAACCACCTAATCCCTTGCTTCTACAAACAAGACTTCACTCATAGACGCACTGATGACTGAACCACTcggcacagagagagagagagagatgagaggtGTTGACTTACCAGAAAGATCGACGAACAAATGGTAGCAGGCGAGTTAGTGAGCAACTGGAAGTGTTACCTCACTGCCTTTATATCATTGCCATAATTGCAACAGTGCCCGCATGCCGCTATTATGTGGTGAACCGCACACAAGTTTCATGCTGATCATGGTTTAAGGTATCCGGTCGATACCGATCCAGTTCCCCCTGAATCGGTCTAAATTGAACAGAATTGCCCCTgctttataattaaaaaaaaaatttattaatttttaatccATAGGACTAATGAGAGCACAAGCTCAAGCATCCAGTATTAGGGCGGGGTAGTCATTTCACCACCATGTGTCTGTGCATAAGGGGTGCAACCGAttaaccttctttttttctttatttttataggTGATTGCACTAGTTCAACCTTCCACCAACTGCAAcgcaagaaaattaaaaaatcaattaaaagaTTAATGAAAATGTTGGTATCATAGTAAGTTTGCGTATTAACTACCATATTAATATGCACATATGCCCATATAAATCAATAAAAGATAAACCTTAAAAAAACTCTAAAAGAATATCATTTACAATGGATTTGGAAGCTTAATAAAGAGAGTCCAACACCTGGTCGTGTCAGACACACCGCCCCTGCACCTTGACATAGGGGTGTGTAAACTGACCATTGTACCCCAGGTCATTTCCTAGATTCCAGGGGTATGGCGATCATTTCACACACTGTTGTGTCTGGGCACACAGTGTACATTGCacgaccaagtagcattctctttccctacaAAAAATATGTACATTCACATATTGACTAAATAATATAGTAATTAATCAATATTTTCCTAATTAAGTGAAATCTTAGTGGTTTGCACATATGATTGTTCTAACTTCTAAATGATGATCCTGGTTTGACCATATATGATCCGGTCCAGATTTTAGGATTCATGAGAATTATTAAAACCAACCGCATCTGGTCTTGAACCTGGGTTAGATTCAATGAGTTACATGGATCTAAAACAGAAGGATGTTTGGAAAGTAGGAAATAGAGTAGACGTATGTGCTTGCGTTTACATGATAGCATTTCTCTGCGTTTCTTTCTttaagaaaggaaggaaaaaagaaaagatggttaTCCACGTGTTGTCAGTATCAGGATCGAATAAAGGCAAGTGTCACGAGTGTTTGGGTCCCAAACATACTTTACTCCCCCTAATCTAAGCCCGACCTGCTAAAAAGTTGTGGCTGCCAATGGATCCACTTTCTTGGAGGTTGTTCGCATATTCATGGACCTATTTGCATGTGAGATGCGACCATCTTTATTCTTCTTAATAAAAtaacgaatttttatccgctgctgtaactgtAGCGCTGCTCTGCTGAACGCATtgtgcggtgcagcagcggTCATATATGCACAGCTCACCCCACTATGTATACATGACCGTTGCTACGCCGCATGATGCGCACAACAACGCTGCAGTTAcaacagcggataaaggtcctaAACTAACTGGGCCATGTCGAAGATATTTATGTGCATCTAGGGAACCTGAGCTAGCTCTGGCATGTAGAGAGAACCGGATAAGCTGGAACCAATCCTCGAGCCAAATATTGGGCTGGCCCAAACTCCAAGTTATACTACATACCTTCTTCATGGGCCCTTACTCCATAGTGGAGCAGTACCAAAGTTTAAAGCCCAGAATTGGGATCCGGATTGATCCTGACCTATTTGGTCTGGATCTGTCCAGATCAGCCTCAGAAATTGGAAAATTCTAGGCATCTGGAGTCTTTTCGTATTGGATCAACCCAAGTTGGATTGAGGAGGATTAAGATTGGCCTTGGTCGATTCTGAACAAGATCAATCGGCATCAACCGATCCAATCCGATTCTTAAGACCTTGCGTAGGATCCACTTTAGAATCAACGGTTTCTTTCATTCACATAGCACGAGCATCATCCTAAGAAGCGGATCCTATTCTAGGGTTTGCTTTTTCCCTCTCAATCTGAACTCATTGAATTCTTCCCTTAAGCTGAGGCCAAACTAACATATCTAATTTATATCCTAAAACAAGGGATTCTTGACCACTGACTTGTTCTTTTAGGAACTTTCTACTCGATTACCAGATCCAATTCGTGGGTTCTCTAAATGGGCTTAATCCAAGGCCTagagtttattttcttttttggtataAATCATTTGGGGAAGAGTTCGCTGTATGGGAGGGAGCATGGCTTTTGCATGCACATTGTAGTTAATGAGAGCATGTGCGGAAGCATCGATAGGGCGGACATTTTCGCCTTTTATAGGGAGGCAGGACGGTTATTTTACCACCCCTCTAGTGTGGGCgcaacccccctccccctccccaacaaAAACCATTTCCCCCAAATCATTTTGTTAACTATACCTATGTTATGAACCTCAACTACTTTAGAGGGCacatatttttcattttgaagtCTATTTTAAGAACTTCCCCTTCATTGTCATCTCCTGTAATTAATAGTAGTTCATCAACATTGATTTTTTATGCAACAATTCTTGTTGGTTGTGATATAtcatgatgttttttttttttaaagaaaaaggaaaaataaggaGACTAAACAAGTAAagaatactttaaaaaaaaaggtccaATTTGgcaaatcaggaaaaaaaaaatgttactaAATTTGATCATTATGAAATGACActattgtaatttgagtttTAGAACCTACCCATTTTATAAAAACTTCCAAACTTTCTTTGAGTTAAAAGTTGACCAATGAAATGCATGTGGTTTTGATGTTCTAACTCGTGTTATATTAAATGTTGGTGACACTTGAGACAATTTATTTTCATGCCCAATATTTTAGTTCTATAAGTGGCCAGCCCCTACCACCccctcaaaaataaaaaaaaaaaaaaaaaaggaaaagtctTGTAATCTAtgttggtgaaaaaaaaattataacttATTGATATAAAGCATTTTTTTAtgataattaaaaataatataataataagtcacattaaaataattttgaattttttttttactcctaacttaaataacttttgagaataaaacaaagggcAACCAAAAAGAATATTACAATTTTTCTCTTCACCACTTTGGTGGCAACAATACAATGCTTGGTAAAAATTTTCTCGTAATGGCTTTTTTTTCCCAAGATTTTAATTCTTGTGCCCAATAGTGGGATTGGCCTTCAcgaatttcaaaaattttgaaccGGATCGGCCGGCATCAACTAGAAACACCACGAATGAGATTAGGTGGGAAGGGTATAGATTTCCTTAGATCTAacattttttggagtttttgcTAAAATATCTTATAGAAATTTACATTCAAAATGAGACATTTGTCAAATTTATATGTTTATTTTGAAGTTTTTGCTAttaaaaaacaagggaaaaagttgGATGTGCTAGCGGTGTACCGTATGCGAgcatcctatgtgtctatctctctcttcctccttttgaggggtaagagagtcatttcaaagtgggaaagagaaagatagacacatagggtgctagcataccgTGTACTACTAGTACTAGCaaacccatccctctccctaaaaaaaaattgtagaaactttttttcttcaatttttgtaCTCTTTAGTGATCAAACGAAGGAGACAATGGTCGAGGTACACAAaatgtatgtttatttatttattttggtgtaatatgtttatttttggttaatTCCATTTACCTTTGTTTTTGAAGTTTTTAAAACCATGCTTGCTACTCCTTGATTTTCTAGTACGAGAGTAAGTTTTACTCCTAAAACTAGCAAAAGCAAAGAATTGTTACTGGGTTGCCAACCCTTAAAGGCTTGGATAACTCCTGAAGTGCTCTTCAAGCTTATTCTAAGATTTGAAGACAATGTTCGGCCAAGGAAATGTTTTACTAGCTACCTCATGGGATGTTATGACTATTATGCATAATCattattcaataaaaaaaaaaaaagggtgcatccagtgcacgaggttctCGTCACTGTGGTGTCTGAGAAGGATCGACGTCATAATATACATAGCCTTACCTAAGTTTCACAAAAAGACTATTTCCCAACTTGAACCTGCATCTACAAGATTCATAGACCAATCTTACCGTTGCACTGAGGCCTGCCTCAAACCTGATTATCCAATCATTTCACAAAATAAGCACTTGTTAGTGCCCAAACACTGAAATATGAACACAGATTTCCCATTAGAGGACACACTTTAAGAACCAGTCCACCTCCATAGTCCCTATCCAATTGCCATTGCTGAGAAGAATATTCCAAAACTATGGGATGTTGGCATTGGCACTAACTCCAcacaggaaaataaacaaaCAGGTAGCAATCAATTGTGGCCCCCTTTACAGCCCGCCCTACTTAGTCTTGGACCGATTTAATATCTACAAGTTGAGGTATAGATATTTAAACGCATCTCTCCCACTCAAATTATTTTCACAAAGCTGATGAGTGCGACCTCAAAAATCCAATAGTCACCACTCACCACAGAACTGCTCATCGTCTCCAAATGCTTCACTTGACCTGACCACTCATATTATATATGGTTCCTTTTCAAAACCCCCAACCTCACGGCTCGTAGTGCATTTCCCAAGTTCCACTCAAAACCCTCCATctcatcttcatttttttcaaaCCTTCAAAGTCATTTTCTCAATAATGTATCATCTAAATATCCAAACCCATACGTTTCATCgatctccatctctcttttttcttcagtTCACACCATCgggtgaaattttttctttcacttatCATGGTAAAGAAATACTTGGGAGAAAGTTAGCCAACAAGAGCTACAAATGGAAGGCTAAGACAAACCAACAAATAATGGCACAAATGTAATTAGGAGAGTCGAACTCATGATCTCCTGGGGcaagcacttcaattgacaaACCTCCAACCAACTGAGTTAACGGGAATTTCCTTAATCTCATGGGAAGAAAACTTCTTACCATTCCTCTTCCATCAGAAGCatgcttgttttttttttgttaattcttAATTTTTACCTTTGCTTGTAACATTGGAATACATATTGCGTGAACAGATTATTGAAGTCATCTATGCCAAAGGATTGCTTGATCGAATTTAGGCCTAACTATACAAGAACTTGGAAAAGTAATAGCATTTTTTTAGGGGAAGCGTTCTCTGTGGGGAGCATGGCCATGTTTGTACACGGGCCAATGAAAACATCTGCAAAAGCATCTTGGGGTGgcggggcgatcatttcacacacccccccccccaaattatGTTTGGGCGGCGTGAGTGGTACACTCCTCataaagaacttttctcctttttttttaatcttttaaaTTAGGTCGACCTACATCAAAAACTAGAGGACAGGATATGTGACTCGAGTCAAGCCAAAAATAGGCTCCTTCATTTTCAAACTCTTTACAACAAAGATGCATTTGGTAAAAGTTGCCTCTTCATTGTAATGAAATCTAACTTATAgatcctaaaaaaaaatgtattggaTAATATTGAGGAAGGGAAAAGTTTTCTTGAGCCGGAGGATACATTAGCACATCTCTCTTTCAATCCTctttcacatgaaatgatttcTATACCTCCTATGTGTAAAGACAATCCTCTCCCATGAATATACATAACAAAGGagggaagaacaagaaaaaagatgGAATTTGACCCACATTATGTGTGGTAGACTTTAGTAAGAAAGGCTTCCATACCTTTGTGTGCCCCAAGTTCTATCTATTTAGTATTCACAATTCCATACAAAAAATGGCTTTTTCTCCTCCCTCTTAAATTCAAGGTTTTTCACTGCCCTCATATATTTGTCCATGTCAGCTATGtttttgtttcatactcaaagAAACATAAGCATCCAAATACTTGAGCCTCatatcttaaaaaataaaacctgtTCCTCTCAGTATAAAAGGTCTATTTAGAGATTCTATGTATCAATAAACCTTCACCTTACAACTTAAATACATGGGGTTTGGGCTGTATCAGTATGGCACATGACTTCACATCAGACTATTAGGGCAACCTGGACcacttattttaatttatttatttgagtgGTAGGCTTCATTCATGTCCATATCTAGGTACTCAAGTTCATATATGGGGTCAGTTTCTGAAACCATGAATTTGGATTCATTTAAGTTCAGATTCAAAAAGCTAAGCTAAATGGTGGGGAAGGTTGGAAGAATATTGTTCAAATGAGTTATTATTAAATATTGGGGCATTGTTTTCTGTACTGCAGCGGACACATGGACCTATCACTCAGGGGGGACAGGGTGGTTCATTGTgctcacccccatgtgcctaggcgtaGCCTAcactacggcacagagaacaacgccccttaTTAAATATTGTAACATTTAAATACtataacacaattttttttcccttaaccTTCTTACTAGTGATAAAAGATCAAAATTTTCGTCAAACCATAGTAGGGTGCACTTggacaaaggaaaaagaaaggaaaacagaaTATGATAATGCATAAAAAGCATATATCTATTATATGGTTTTTGGACCCAATAATGGTATCCTTAAATCTGAAGGGTTTATAAGGTTTGATCAGATATTCCAACATATATATCTGTTGAAACTTAAAGAAGTCAGAGAGAgtttgagagaagaagaagaataataataCAAGACGTTTTTAATGTGGTTCGGTTTCACTGGAAACTTACGTCCACTGATATTGTTATTTTCCACACTCTTAACCTTCGTCcatcctctctttatatagagGCTTAGAGATGGGTATGATGATATTACAAGGATTATCATTGTGATAAGGAGAAGAACAGTACGTTTTACAGTTTGCATGTACTTGGTCACAATCTTTGAACCTGGGAGAGTTGCGATCTGTAATTAGGAGAGTTTGATTGCAACTCTGTGAATGCAGCAGCCTTGTGCGTTGGTTTAGGGATAACCATTGTGATGCTCTTATCAGCTGATCCGTTGATCTCTTCAAGATTGGTTGCTGAAGATAAAAccttatccttatctctaacaATATCCTATTACCATGTAGAGGTAATTTTCATTATTCCAAAATTTGCAAACACAATTCTAATTTTCCCTTTCAAAATGTATTATTATGATATATTTTGATGATTCCTCTAAATATATTTTGGGATAATGTTCTTTGCTTTGGAGCATGCCTTACAGTAGCGCCTCTATGTGTCCATCTCTTTCctcccctatgaaatgacatctaTGCCCCTActatgggaggagagagatagacacatgaacTAAATCccatatattttttgggggCCACAAGATTGTTGTCTAGTCGTGTAGTGTTTgcactggtgcaggggccattGAGAGTGCACGTAGGGGCATCACTATagatgcaaatttttttttcatgaggGGGCAGAACAATACTTTCTCGTACTCCTGTGTATGGGTGCAGGAGCCACGCAATCAGGTAGCATTCAATTCTCCTTTTTTGCGTGTTttgatataaatatattttagaatagCTTCAAGACAAACCATGACGTTTAGATATGCTCATCAAAAGTAAGATTAAGAATATAAATTTTCGATGGCTCCCCtctatttaaaaagaaaaggggtaGTTCTTCGGAGAAATTGCCTATTGGTGGTACAATGAATTATTTCTAGTGGCATGAATCCTCTTTTTAGGATTTTGATATAATGAAAGAAGCCTATTGGATGCCACCAAGTCCATCTTAATCAATCATTAtaatcttttaaaataaatcatttaaCATCCAAAACAAAACTTGAAGATTATTTAGTGAATTTGGTGGGATAataactttcctttttcttttaggtAAGATAACTTTCCCTTTTAACATACCCATTTTAAAGAAACTTTAAAACTTTCATCCAAGAGTCTTACCaccaaaacaaaatttcattccaaGAGCATTCAAAAATTAGAAGGTAAAAAATCTcttataattattaatattttttaaatcaataaTTTGTAAGGAAAATATTCTATCTTTCTTACTCATAAATTTATTAAGTTTTGCTGTTTAAGTTTTTGAAAGAGATTTAttagaggggagagagaatgttGAGCGAGGGACCAAGTCACAATTACattaggaaaaggaaaaggaaaaggatttCTACAAAATCACAAATAAAGTCAATCTTGAAACAATTTGCCACCAATAATGAACAAATAAGCCATCAAACTTTTTCTTCGAGTGAATCTACAAGGATTTGCAATCCCAAATAGTCTTTATAAATATATCACATATCTAAATAGAAATTGATTCATGGATGACATGGTTGATGGTTGGTTAATTCTTATTTAAAATAGacaaatgggaaaaagaacggcATGCATGCAAGCACACAAATATATGTCATCTCATATAATCTCTAATTTCTTATCATTGTTATCATAGATCTCTGTTGTACACTCTGACACCCATTGAAAATGACGCTTCTCTCTCCATAGCCCATATAATGCCAATAtatgaggccaacatttagaaCTCTCtcccta encodes:
- the LOC122639624 gene encoding lactoylglutathione lyase GLX1, coding for MAETEASVPSENLLEWAKTDKRRLLHAVYRVGDLDRTIKFYTEGFGMQLLRKRDVPEEKYSNAFLGFGPEETNFVVELTYNYGVDKYDIGTGFGHFAIATEDVYKLVENARAKGGVVTREPGPVKGGSSVIAFVKDPDGYLFELIQRGPTPEPLCQVMLRVGDLDRSIKFYEKAVGMKLLRKIDRPEQKYTLAMMGYADEYETTVMELTYNYGVTEYTKGTAYAQVAISTGDVYKSAEVVNLVTQELGGKITRQPGPLPGINTKITSFLDPDGWKTVLVDNEDFLRELPKKE